The Apium graveolens cultivar Ventura unplaced genomic scaffold, ASM990537v1 ctg6109, whole genome shotgun sequence genome includes a region encoding these proteins:
- the LOC141703036 gene encoding uncharacterized protein LOC141703036 produces MDRSWLKADRRTREFENGVDDLLMFAFENGYNEDKISCPCLKCAHSKSWKARIVKNHLFQNGIDETYTRWIWHGEPNIVESPVLDESDNSVSSNYQFCTRMGEADDDDVLSSDSSDFINHVKGEHEPLYPGCENYTKMKALVKLFNLKVKHGMSDSCFSDVLLLIGSLLPEGNNVPSSFNEAKKTLCALGMGYDKIHACPNNCLLYRGPQDEDETTCRICKASRWKLNKKGEEQEGVPAKVLWYFPLIPRIRNLFNTPAIAKDMTWHETERQQDGKMRHPADSQTWKDVDQKWPDFASESRNLRLALSADGFNPFRGNRTNHSSWPVLLSVYNLPPWLCMKRRYIMLCLLISGPTEPGNDIDVFLQPLIEDLQELWHGKQVYDAYRQESFVLRGILLWTISDYPALGNLSGHVVKGYNACIVCVDKTEATRLVHYRKTVVMRHRRWLPRHHPYRKQKAAFDNSVETGAGPIPLTGEQVFERVQHLRDHVFGKTQRQHKRKKGDARPVWKKLSIFFQLEYWKFLPVRHVLDVMHIEKNICEALLGTLLNIPGKTKDRESVRLDMAEMGIRMELRPKTPGKKEKVPLAAWNLSNAEKKVVCSSFLQMKLPDGFCSNIKNLVNMEKLRLVGMKSHDCHTILHHLLPIAIRSVLHKKVRCTIIRFCLFFKAICSKVIDVDKLENMQSQLVETLCQLEKHFPPSFFDVMIHLSIHLVREVKLCGPIFLRWMYPFERYMKAFKVYVRNAAHPEGCIAEAYVAEEAVERLVNFEEATIGLPKNDRHEQNAISKPLSGATMIKPSKEELHLAHLCVLQNSNHMRQYFE; encoded by the coding sequence atgGATAGGTCATGGTTAAAAGCTGATAGAAGAACAAGAGAGTTTGAGAATGGAGTGGACGATTTACTTATGTTTGCCTTTGAGAATGGATATAACGAAGACAAAATAAGTTGTCCATGCTTAAAGTGCGCACATAGCAAATCTTGGAAAGCTCGGATTGTTAAAAACCATCTGTTTCAAAATGGTATTGATGAAACGTATACTCGCTGGATATGGCACGGGGAGCCAAATATTGTAGAAAGTCCTGTATTGGATGAAAGTGACAACTCGGTATCTTCTAATTACCAATTCTGCACAAGAATGGGTGAAGCTGACGATGATGATGTTCTTTCTTCAGATTCTTCAGATTTCATCAACCATGTGAAAGGTGAGCATGAACCTCTTTATCCTGGTTGTGAGAATTACACTAAGATGAAAGCTTTGGTTAAGTTATTCAACTTGAAAGTGAAGCATGGTATGTCTGATTCATGTTTTTCTGATGTTCTATTATTGATTGGGTCTTTGCTACCAGAAGGCAACAATGTCCCTTCTTCTTTCAATGAAGCGAAGAAAACCTTATGTGCATTAGGAATGGGTTATGATAAGATACACGCATGCCCGAATAATTGTCTACTATATCGTGGGCCACAAGATGAAGATGAGACTACTTGTCGCATATGTAAGGCCTCTAGATGGAAACTGAATAAGAAAGGAGAAGAACAAGAAGGAGTCCCTGCTAAGGTCTTATGGTATTTCCCCTTGATACCAAGAATAAGAAATTTGTTCAATACACCAGCGATTGCGAAGGACATGACTTGGCATGAGACCGAACGACAACAAGATGGTAAAATGAGGCATCCAGCAGACTCGCAAACATGGAAGGATGTCGATCAAAAGTGGCCTGATTTTGCATCGGAGAGTAGAAACCTCCGGTTAGCTTTATCCGCCGACGGTTTCAATCCTTTTCGTGGAAACCGTACTAATCACTCAAGTTGGCCAGTTTTGCTATCGGTTTACAACCTTCCACCTTGGCTCTGTATGAAAAGAAGGTACATTATGCTTTGCTTGTTAATATCAGGACCGACCGAGCCTGGAAATGATATAGATGTGTTCCTTCAACCACTTATTGAAGATCTGCAGGAGTTGTGGCACGGGAAACAAGTGTACGACGCATATAGACAAGAGTCTTTCGTACTTAGGGGCATATTATTATGGACAATAAGTGACTATCCGGCCTTGGGGAACTTGTCGGGACATGTAGTTAAAGGATATAATGCTTGTATTGTTTGTGTTGATAAAACAGAGGCTACTAGGCTGGTTCACTATCGGAAGACGGTAGTTATGAGGCATAGGAGGTGGTTGCCTCGTCATCATCCGTATAGAAAGCAAAAGGCAGCTTTTGATAATAGCGTTGAGACAGGTGCTGGTCCTATTCCATTAACTGGTGAGCAGGTTTTTGAAAGAGTACAACATCTAAGGGACCATGTCTTTGGTAAGACACAACGCCAACATAAACGGAAGAAAGGTGATGCTAGACCAGTTTGGAAGAAGTTATCTATCTTCTTTCAACTTGAGTATTGGAAATTTTTGCCAGTTAGGCATGTTCTCGATGTGATGCACatcgagaaaaatatatgtgaggctttacttggaACTTTGCTAAATATTCCCGGAAAGACAAAAGATAGGGAGTCAGTCCGTCTCGATATGGCAGAAATGGGAATAAGAATGGAGCTAAGGCCAAAAACTCCCGGAAAGAAAGAGAAGGTACCTTTGGCTGCATGGAACTTATCAAATGCTGAAAAGAAGGTAGTTTGCTCATCATTTCTTCAAATGAAGTTACCGGATGGATTTTGTTCAAATATCAAGAATCTTGTAAATATGGAAAAACTTCGGCTTGTTGGAATGAAATCTCATGATTGCCACacaatattgcatcatttgcttcCAATTGCGATTCGGTCGGTACTGCACAAAAAAGTCAGGTGCACAATAATAAGGTTTTGCCTTTTCTTCAAGGCAATTTGCAGCAAAGTCATCGATGTAGATAAATTGGAAAATATGCAATCTCAGTTGGTGGAAACATTATGCCAGCTGGAAAAACACTTTCCCCCTTCGTTCTTCGATGTCATGATCCATCTCTCAATTCATCTTGTGAGAGAGGTTAAGCTTTGCGGGCCAATCTTTCTACGTTGGATGTATCCTTTTGAGAGATATATGAAGGCGTTTAAAGTATATGTTCGAAATGCTGCTCATCCCGAAGGTTGTATTGCCGAGGCATATGTTGCCGAAGAGGCCGTTGAACGTTTGGTCAATTTTGAAGAAGCTACCATAGGTTTGCCAAAAAATGATAGGCATGAGCAAAATGCAATAAGCAAACCTTTATCTGGTGCGACAATGATCAAGCCAAGCAAAGAGGAATTGCATCTAGCACACTTATGTGTTCTGCAAAATAGCAATCACATGAGGCAATATTTTGAGTAA